In Spirochaetota bacterium, one genomic interval encodes:
- a CDS encoding metalloregulator ArsR/SmtB family transcription factor has protein sequence MIFSEEQVGFTSELLKSIAHPIRLKVLCFLMDGEKTVGEIEKEFGSTISNISQHLTILRKMNIIHRRKEANFMYYSIRDERILKLISTLKNLYCAQ, from the coding sequence ATGATTTTTTCTGAAGAACAGGTTGGGTTTACCAGTGAACTTTTAAAGTCGATAGCTCATCCTATTAGGCTTAAAGTGTTATGCTTCTTAATGGATGGAGAAAAAACCGTTGGTGAAATTGAAAAGGAATTTGGATCAACTATATCAAATATATCCCAGCACCTTACTATCCTTCGCAAAATGAACATCATTCACCGGCGCAAGGAAGCTAATTTCATGTACTATTCCATCAGGGACGAACGCATCTTAAAGCTTATCTCAACTTTAAAAAATCTTTACTGTGCGCAATAA
- a CDS encoding exonuclease domain-containing protein, with translation MEFATLLHDTVFCALDCETTGLNPIIDRIVSIGIIQFTLDRVLDTFYTLVNPLKPIPPYVTRFHGITTDMVKEAPVISELFDTIENYTSNAYCVIHNPRVDLSFIDSAYHQHNKNTPDLKAFDTVHLARKTFKKLPSYNLGNLCKYFGISINAHHALSDAQGAMEVFKKVLDKLGAHSWCIRDLERYHGGIISISSLGPKSNQIQADSRIPLGYRITITYKDASGNIVERSILPQRYFIMGGNNYIQAYCYLRNEIRYFNTARILAVVQ, from the coding sequence ATGGAATTTGCAACACTATTACATGATACTGTTTTTTGTGCACTGGATTGTGAAACTACCGGTTTAAACCCCATTATCGATAGGATAGTGTCAATTGGGATTATACAGTTTACATTAGACAGAGTTTTAGATACATTCTATACACTGGTAAACCCTCTTAAGCCAATTCCTCCTTATGTCACGCGTTTTCATGGTATTACTACCGATATGGTGAAGGAAGCTCCAGTTATTTCAGAATTATTTGACACAATAGAAAATTATACCAGTAATGCATACTGTGTTATCCATAATCCCCGTGTTGATTTATCATTTATTGATTCAGCATACCACCAGCACAATAAAAATACACCAGATCTAAAAGCATTTGACACTGTGCATCTGGCACGCAAGACTTTTAAAAAGCTCCCAAGCTATAATCTTGGCAATTTATGTAAATACTTTGGTATTTCCATTAATGCGCACCATGCGTTAAGTGATGCGCAGGGAGCAATGGAAGTGTTCAAAAAGGTTCTTGATAAGCTGGGTGCGCACAGTTGGTGTATCCGTGATCTAGAACGCTATCATGGCGGCATTATCAGCATCAGCTCATTAGGGCCAAAAAGCAACCAAATTCAAGCTGACAGCAGAATACCACTTGGCTATCGCATCACCATAACCTACAAGGATGCTTCAGGCAATATAGTGGAACGAAGTATTTTGCCACAGCGCTATTTTATAATGGGTGGAAATAATTATATACAGGCATACTGCTATCTACGTAATGAAATACGGTATTTCAATACAGCACGTATCCTTGCGGTTGTGCAATAG
- the murB gene encoding UDP-N-acetylmuramate dehydrogenase — translation MGQTSSQYVIKELSQYGRLYVDAPMSQFTTFKVGGPADMLIEPFSNETIPCILTIAKQNNMPITIIGGGSNLVVSDRGIRGLVIRIGSTQDDAGSIAFDSTRVVVDARVTKKRFVEEALEHGLAGMEFMAGIPGCIGGGVIMNAGTNMGAFADIISRITCYDSNGNLLTIANDSLFLYRKSLLPHGAIVVQAECTLHYAKDPQEVKQTVKEILRERKAKHPLDYPSAGSVFKNPDGHSSWKLIHDAGLRGYSIGGAKVSELHTNFIINTGKATALDIKHLVEFIQETVFKLYSIHLEPEIRFIGEF, via the coding sequence TTGGGACAAACCAGTTCACAGTATGTTATTAAAGAGCTTTCGCAGTATGGCAGGCTATATGTAGATGCTCCCATGAGCCAGTTTACCACTTTTAAAGTAGGTGGCCCTGCCGATATGTTAATTGAGCCATTTAGTAATGAAACAATACCATGTATACTAACTATCGCCAAACAAAATAATATGCCTATTACAATAATTGGGGGTGGCTCCAATCTTGTGGTAAGCGACAGGGGAATACGTGGGCTTGTTATACGAATTGGGAGCACTCAGGATGATGCTGGTTCAATAGCTTTTGATAGTACGCGCGTTGTTGTTGATGCCCGTGTAACAAAAAAGCGTTTTGTTGAAGAAGCATTGGAGCATGGTTTAGCAGGTATGGAGTTTATGGCGGGGATACCTGGCTGTATTGGTGGCGGAGTTATCATGAATGCTGGCACCAATATGGGTGCATTTGCAGATATTATTTCCCGTATTACATGTTATGACAGCAATGGAAACCTTTTAACCATTGCAAATGATTCATTATTTTTGTATAGAAAATCCCTTTTGCCACATGGTGCAATCGTAGTACAAGCAGAATGCACACTGCATTACGCAAAAGACCCTCAAGAAGTAAAACAAACTGTGAAAGAAATTTTACGAGAGCGAAAGGCAAAACATCCATTAGATTATCCGTCAGCGGGCTCTGTGTTCAAAAATCCTGATGGTCACTCTTCATGGAAGCTGATTCATGATGCAGGGTTGCGAGGGTACAGTATTGGTGGTGCTAAAGTGTCGGAACTTCATACTAATTTTATTATTAACACAGGGAAAGCCACCGCCCTGGACATCAAGCATTTGGTGGAGTTTATACAGGAAACAGTATTTAAACTATACTCCATTCATCTTGAGCCTGAGATTCGTTTCATTGGGGAATTTTAA
- a CDS encoding ABC transporter ATP-binding protein, which yields MALLQVKSVSVQYDDRKVLDNVSFEVQESTITALTGKSGSGKTTLLGVISGLLQPNEGTVLFMGDNIFTWSDLKRSRFRNRDIGFVFQFFNLFSDISAYDNIAFPAILNRKTRNLHERIMELANYLQITDILDRNPTTLSGGERQRVAIARAIINEPKLILADEPTGNLDTATANDILKLFARLRDDKGISVIIATHDERIVKASNVQYHLEGGKIIENGFNTNMSWHKVKKAQKKIVVKSKKKN from the coding sequence GTGGCGTTGTTACAGGTAAAATCAGTTAGTGTACAGTATGATGATCGCAAAGTCCTGGATAATGTAAGTTTTGAGGTGCAGGAAAGCACCATAACAGCATTAACAGGCAAATCAGGTTCGGGGAAAACAACCCTTTTGGGAGTTATATCCGGATTACTGCAACCCAATGAGGGGACTGTGCTTTTTATGGGTGATAATATCTTTACATGGAGCGATTTGAAACGGTCACGTTTCAGAAACAGGGATATAGGTTTTGTTTTTCAGTTTTTTAATCTTTTTTCTGATATTTCGGCATACGACAATATTGCATTCCCGGCAATCCTTAACCGAAAAACGCGCAATCTTCATGAAAGAATTATGGAACTGGCTAACTACCTGCAGATTACAGATATACTGGACAGAAACCCCACCACATTATCGGGAGGTGAACGGCAGCGTGTGGCGATAGCTCGAGCTATCATTAATGAGCCAAAACTGATACTGGCAGATGAGCCCACCGGTAATCTTGATACAGCAACAGCTAATGATATATTAAAGCTATTTGCACGGCTGCGTGATGACAAGGGTATATCGGTAATAATTGCCACACACGATGAGCGTATTGTAAAAGCAAGCAATGTACAGTACCATCTTGAAGGTGGGAAAATAATTGAAAATGGTTTTAATACAAATATGTCATGGCATAAGGTAAAAAAAGCTCAAAAGAAGATAGTAGTAAAAAGTAAAAAGAAAAATTAA
- a CDS encoding ABC transporter permease codes for MLQYIIRNAQLIIEEIIKNIWKALLSSFGIILLIAFLVLYLSLRDSVTNFVEKRLFGSLDINEIIIEPKAKTGEATLSYAINSISAEKVKTIRKMDSIASVYTVTCINAATKIKIELLGKSRAPYVPICGISQQFIKDKVPGYKSFRYYPDEPVPVIAPQVALDMFNNFAAINNLPLFNEDTLKGLPLTLIIDTPKGIETKKRFEVPAVIHSFSSLFNLTGIVVPDTFVNKIAAQYASETKSTQPILYIRLYAKVKDVKKLPEVTKRIKSMGLAVTSLDEVASKTNQAMSIIDGFSIFVGFFLLVLTVISIFNSYLIIIYNRSYSFSLRRILGVSKFRIIMTFMLEAAFIGAVYGFIGYIAGAYLIQAAGAKLSSLVPALSGIGLQPVGMKVCVGLVLFSVAISSLSALIPAIFASNMNLFKALSKQ; via the coding sequence ATGCTACAGTACATTATTCGGAACGCACAATTAATCATTGAAGAGATAATAAAAAATATATGGAAAGCGCTGCTGTCAAGTTTTGGCATCATTTTACTTATTGCTTTTTTGGTGCTGTATCTTTCACTACGCGATTCAGTCACAAACTTTGTTGAAAAGAGGCTTTTTGGATCACTGGATATTAACGAGATTATTATTGAACCAAAAGCTAAAACAGGTGAAGCAACGTTATCCTATGCCATCAATAGTATTTCTGCTGAAAAAGTCAAAACCATACGCAAGATGGATAGCATTGCATCAGTCTATACTGTTACCTGTATTAATGCAGCAACAAAAATAAAGATAGAGTTGCTGGGAAAATCAAGGGCACCGTATGTCCCCATTTGTGGAATAAGCCAGCAGTTTATCAAAGATAAAGTACCAGGGTATAAATCATTTAGGTATTATCCGGATGAACCGGTACCGGTGATTGCACCGCAGGTAGCATTGGATATGTTTAACAATTTTGCTGCAATTAATAATCTGCCCTTGTTTAATGAAGATACTTTAAAAGGATTGCCACTGACTTTGATAATTGATACGCCAAAAGGCATCGAAACCAAAAAGAGATTTGAAGTGCCGGCAGTTATACATTCTTTTTCTTCATTGTTTAATTTAACAGGTATTGTGGTGCCAGACACATTCGTAAATAAAATCGCAGCGCAGTATGCATCTGAAACTAAAAGTACTCAGCCAATTCTGTATATACGGTTGTACGCCAAGGTAAAGGATGTGAAAAAACTTCCTGAAGTAACAAAAAGGATAAAGTCAATGGGACTTGCAGTTACTTCACTTGATGAAGTAGCAAGTAAAACAAACCAGGCAATGAGTATAATAGACGGATTTTCAATCTTTGTTGGATTTTTCCTGTTGGTGTTAACTGTTATATCGATATTCAATTCATATTTAATTATCATCTATAACCGAAGCTATAGCTTTTCATTACGCAGGATTTTAGGGGTGTCAAAATTCAGAATTATCATGACTTTCATGCTTGAGGCAGCGTTTATAGGTGCAGTGTATGGTTTTATTGGATACATTGCAGGAGCATATTTAATTCAGGCTGCAGGTGCCAAACTTTCATCGCTGGTGCCTGCATTAAGTGGTATTGGCCTTCAGCCTGTTGGCATGAAGGTATGTGTTGGGTTAGTTCTTTTTTCAGTTGCTATTTCATCCCTGTCAGCTTTAATTCCAGCTATTTTTGCATCCAATATGAATCTTTTTAAAGCATTAAGCAAACAGTGA
- a CDS encoding RNA polymerase sigma factor RpoD/SigA, which produces MPKKSGEKPQLPTIASAPESSQIKKSDVQEKAGALRKQKKVAKNNNEAFKANFDDFTDSSISWYLEQINKIPLLTREEEDALARRARAGDQKAKDELIKANLRFVVSIAKKYQTSGISLLDLINEGNMGLIKAAERFDPDRGYHFISYAVWWIRQAILLAISQKTSLIRLPLNRTADMQKIDKVHKTLESKLGREPTPAEIAEELDMDNDEINHLRNITQEFVSLDATIGNSEDNTVLSLVEDLKVESPDKKVFDESLKEALNEVLDTLTPSEREILKLRYGLDGNEPMSLQQIGERFKLSKERIRQIEKKAIRKLRLPSRSQKLKSFLTD; this is translated from the coding sequence ATGCCTAAAAAATCTGGAGAAAAGCCCCAACTACCAACGATAGCATCTGCTCCTGAAAGCAGCCAGATTAAGAAATCTGATGTACAAGAAAAAGCAGGCGCTCTTCGTAAGCAAAAAAAAGTTGCAAAAAATAATAATGAAGCATTTAAAGCCAACTTTGATGATTTTACCGATTCATCAATATCCTGGTATTTAGAGCAGATTAATAAGATACCTCTTTTGACACGAGAAGAAGAAGACGCGCTTGCCCGCCGTGCACGCGCTGGTGACCAGAAAGCAAAAGATGAATTAATTAAAGCAAATTTGCGATTTGTAGTTTCAATTGCCAAAAAATATCAAACCAGTGGCATTTCACTCCTGGATTTAATCAATGAAGGCAATATGGGGCTTATAAAAGCTGCCGAACGATTTGACCCTGACAGGGGGTACCATTTTATTTCTTATGCAGTGTGGTGGATACGGCAAGCAATACTCCTTGCTATCTCCCAAAAAACTTCACTTATACGGCTGCCATTAAACAGAACAGCCGATATGCAAAAAATTGACAAAGTCCATAAAACACTTGAAAGCAAGCTTGGCCGTGAACCAACCCCTGCTGAAATTGCTGAAGAGCTTGACATGGACAATGATGAAATTAATCATCTGCGCAATATCACCCAGGAATTTGTGTCATTAGATGCCACAATAGGCAATTCAGAAGATAATACTGTGTTAAGCCTTGTTGAGGACCTCAAAGTTGAATCACCTGATAAAAAAGTGTTTGATGAATCACTGAAAGAAGCACTGAATGAAGTGCTTGACACATTGACACCATCCGAGCGAGAAATACTAAAATTGCGGTATGGATTGGATGGCAATGAGCCAATGTCATTACAGCAAATAGGCGAACGCTTCAAACTTTCAAAGGAACGCATTCGCCAGATTGAAAAGAAAGCTATACGTAAACTTAGGTTGCCTTCCCGCAGCCAGAAATTAAAAAGCTTTTTGACGGATTGA
- a CDS encoding glycosyltransferase, with protein sequence MPFFSVVIPTYNRAHCITRALDSVLCQIFTDFECIVVDDGSMDNTSRLLSPYEKKIQYCYIQHSGVSKARNVGITNAKGEWIAFLDSDDVWLPEKLALQYEFIQAHPNVMIHQTDEVWIRKGRRVNPMKKHQKKEGYIFEDCLYMCKVSPSAVVVHRSVFEKVGLFDELLPVCEDYDLWLRVAWQYYIGFINKKLIVKYGGHNDQLSASLWGMDRFRVYALCKLLAQYGVMLPPTYYNKTVEVALQKCAVLYQGAKKRSNRSLMQKVEKVVQWLTFDRQSTEVYLDLVAE encoded by the coding sequence ATGCCGTTTTTCTCGGTTGTGATTCCCACCTACAACAGAGCACATTGCATTACTCGTGCGCTTGATTCGGTACTTTGCCAAATATTTACCGACTTTGAATGTATAGTAGTTGATGACGGTTCAATGGATAATACTTCCCGGTTACTATCGCCTTATGAAAAAAAAATACAGTATTGTTATATACAGCACAGTGGCGTAAGCAAAGCACGCAATGTTGGTATAACCAATGCCAAAGGAGAGTGGATTGCGTTTCTTGATTCTGATGATGTATGGCTGCCTGAAAAGCTGGCTTTGCAATATGAATTTATACAGGCACATCCCAATGTTATGATTCATCAGACTGATGAAGTGTGGATCCGTAAAGGCAGACGTGTTAATCCAATGAAAAAGCATCAGAAAAAAGAGGGCTATATATTTGAGGATTGCCTGTATATGTGCAAAGTAAGCCCTTCGGCAGTTGTTGTACACAGGTCAGTGTTTGAAAAGGTTGGCTTATTTGATGAACTTTTACCGGTATGTGAGGATTATGATCTTTGGCTGAGAGTTGCATGGCAATACTATATTGGTTTTATTAACAAAAAATTAATAGTAAAATATGGTGGACACAACGACCAGCTCTCCGCATCACTGTGGGGCATGGACCGTTTCAGAGTGTATGCACTGTGTAAATTGCTTGCTCAGTATGGAGTAATGTTGCCACCCACTTACTATAATAAAACAGTAGAGGTTGCGCTGCAAAAATGTGCTGTGCTGTATCAGGGGGCAAAGAAGCGTTCAAATAGATCACTTATGCAAAAGGTGGAAAAAGTTGTACAGTGGCTTACCTTTGATAGGCAAAGCACAGAAGTGTATCTTGACCTTGTAGCAGAATGA